From the genome of Streptosporangiales bacterium:
GGAGACGTGCCAGAACTGTGCACCTTGACGGTGCCGTTGTCGCCGGGAGGGCCACCTTTGGTGTCTTGACCATCGGCGTCGGCCATCGCGAACGGTGCGGCCAGCGCGAGCATGAACGCGCAAGCCAGCGCTACCAAAGTCACCCGCATGGGCATGGTGAACAAGAGCTGCTCCAGGATCTCCGAAGTGAGGGCAGTGAGGGCAGGGAGGGCAGGGAGGGCAGGGAGGGCCGCCGCGACGTCCCCCTTGCCGGTGAGATCCATCCCTGTGTTGTCAGGGCGGCGTAAAGCTATCGGTAGAGACGACCGAATAGCGACGTACGAAGCGTGGCTGGGACAATACGTGTATGCCGACGACAGTCCGTCACGGAAGATCGTTTCCTGTTGGAGGGTTGCACTGGGCATGAGCATTGCGTTCACCAAGACCATTCGGGGCATCCACGTACCGACCCTCGGCATAGGCACGTGAGAGGTGACGGGCCAGACCGCGAGCAACACCGTCGCCGACGCGATCGCGGCCGGGTACCGACATGTCGACACAGCAGTCGCCTACGGCAACCACGAACAGGTCGGTGACGGGATCGGACGTGGCGGCGTCGACAGGGACGACCTCTGGATCACGACGAAGATCTGGCTCGCCGACTACGCGCCGGAGAAGCTGCGGGCAAGCGCGGAGCAGTCGCTCAAGGACCTCGGCGTCGACCACGTCGACCTGCTGCTGCTGCTGCATTGGCCGCCCGCCGACGACGTGGAGACCGAGCCTGCGTTGCATGCGCTGAAGGCGGACGGCCTGATCCGCGAGCTCGGCGTCTCGAACTTCCCCGACCACCTGCTGCGTCCTGCACTGCAGATCGCGCCGGAGCTGTTCGCCGACCAGGTGGAGTACCACGCGCACCTGGCGCAGGAGAAGCTGACGGCGACGGCACTCGAGGTCGACCAACCCGGGCCGCAGGCGGGAGAACCTCGCCGCCCTCGAGGTCGACCTCACCGACGCCGCGGCACGTCTGACGCGCGCCGTCGTCGACGAGGGAGGAACAGTCACGGCCGACGTCGCCCGGGCCGTGACCTTCCCCGTGGCGACACAACACGCCTCAGGGTCGCTGTTCGCCACCTTCCGCAGGATCGCGCGGTACCCGGGGTCTTTCGACCTCAGCACCCCGGTGCCCCGTCGGCGGCCCCTCTACGCCCTCACGGTAAGACCTCCGGGCTCCAACGTGGAGAAGCTATCGCCTGGCACTGACAACTGCCGAGCGGCGGACCCGCCTCACCGACCGGTGAAGGTCAGGTAGAGCAGCGCGACGTTGAGGACGATGATCGCCGCGGCGACGAGGATGGCGAGCACGGTCGTCACCGGCTTGTTGACGTGCGTGCCGACGACGGATCGCCGGGCGGTGAAGATCACCAGCGGCACCAGCGCGAACGGGATGCCCATCGACAGCACGACCTGGGAGATCACGAGCGCCCCAGTGGGGTCGATGCCGAGCGCGAGCACGACGAGCGCCGGCAGCGCCGTGACCAGCCGGCGCAGCAGGAGCGGGATGCGGCGGCGCAGCAGTCCCTGCATGATGACCGCGCCCGCGTAGCAGCCGACGGACGTCGAGGCGAGGCCCGAGCACAGCAGGCCGAGCGCGAAGAGCAGGGCGATGCCGGTGCCGAGGTTCGCGCCGATCGCCGCGTGCGCCCCCTCCAGGGTGTCGGTGCCCGCGCTGCCGTGCAGGGCGCTGGCGGCGAGCAGCAGCATGCTGACGTTGACCGCGCCGGCCAGCAGCATCGCGATGCCGATGTCGGCGCGGGTGACCGCGAGGATCTCCTTGCGGTCACCGCGTTCGGGACCGCCGTGCCGGTCGCGCGCGAGCGCGGAGTGCAGGTAGACGGCGTGCGGCATGACCGTCGCGCCGAGGATGCCCGCCGCGAGCAGCACGCTGCCGCTGCCCTCGAAGGCGGGTATCAGCCCACCGGCCGCGGCGCCCGGGTCGGGTGGGTCGACGAACAGGCCGGCCATGAAGCCGCAGGCGATGATCAGCAGCAGCCCCGTCACGACCTGCTCGAACGTGCGCTGCCCACGCTGGTCGCGTACGACCAGGAGCAGCAGCGACACCACTGCGGTGATGACGCCGCCCGCCAGCAGGGGCAGGTCGAACAGCAGGTAGAGCGCGATCGCGCCGCCGACGACCTCGGCGAGGTCGGTCGACACCGCGACCGCCTCGGCCTGCAGCCAGTACGGCAGCCGCGCCGCCCGGGGCAGTCGCGCCCCGAGCACCTCGGGCAGCGACAGACCCGTCACGAGCCCGAGCTTGGCCGAGAGGTACTGCACGAGCCCGGCCATGATGCTCGCCGAGACCACCACCCAGACGAGCAGGTAGCCGTACCTGGCACCGCCGGTCATGTTGGTGGCGACGTTGCCCGGGTCGACGTACGCCACGGCCGCGACGAACGCCGGACCGAGCAGCGTCGAGCGGGCGACGAGACGGGCACCGTAGGCGCGCAGGGTCTCGGTCGTCATGTACGCCTCCGTCCGCTCGCTCACGAACGAGCCTACAATGCCGCCCGGCGCCCGATCCCGGGTTTCAGTCCCAGGTCAGCCCGCCGCCGGTCTGGTACTCGATCACGCGCGTCTCGAAGAAGTTCTTCTCCTTGTGGAGGTCCATCATCTCGGACATCCACGGGAACGGGTTGTCGCTCGCGCCGAAGACGGGTGTCAGCCCGAGCTGGCC
Proteins encoded in this window:
- a CDS encoding aldo/keto reductase, with protein sequence MTGQTASNTVADAIAAGYRHVDTAVAYGNHEQVGDGIGRGGVDRDDLWITTKIWLADYAPEKLRASAEQSLKDLGVDHVDLLLLLHWPPADDVETEPALHALKADGLIRELGVSNFPDHLLRPALQIAPELFADQVEYHAHLAQEKLTATALEVDQPGPQAGEPRRPRGRPHRRRGTSDARRRRRGRNSHGRRRPGRDLPRGDTTRLRVAVRHLPQDRAVPGVFRPQHPGAPSAAPLRPHGKTSGLQRGEAIAWH
- the mntH gene encoding Mn(2+) uptake NRAMP transporter MntH; amino-acid sequence: MTTETLRAYGARLVARSTLLGPAFVAAVAYVDPGNVATNMTGGARYGYLLVWVVVSASIMAGLVQYLSAKLGLVTGLSLPEVLGARLPRAARLPYWLQAEAVAVSTDLAEVVGGAIALYLLFDLPLLAGGVITAVVSLLLLVVRDQRGQRTFEQVVTGLLLIIACGFMAGLFVDPPDPGAAAGGLIPAFEGSGSVLLAAGILGATVMPHAVYLHSALARDRHGGPERGDRKEILAVTRADIGIAMLLAGAVNVSMLLLAASALHGSAGTDTLEGAHAAIGANLGTGIALLFALGLLCSGLASTSVGCYAGAVIMQGLLRRRIPLLLRRLVTALPALVVLALGIDPTGALVISQVVLSMGIPFALVPLVIFTARRSVVGTHVNKPVTTVLAILVAAAIIVLNVALLYLTFTGR